A window of Acipenser ruthenus chromosome 32, fAciRut3.2 maternal haplotype, whole genome shotgun sequence genomic DNA:
AGGGATCATTTACTCTAAACTTACTGTTCTGAACGAGTGTATAATTCTACtaatataaatagtttttaaagaaTTTCAATAAGTAGATGGGACGGGGcggtgggggtgttcactttgttatatctctaccttgcttgatcacgtgtacGGTTTCTTAAAATTCCAACCGAATTtctttccatagacaataagggggcgcttgtgtccctctctccaagactggctgcacagtgtggatatagcttaactgttgacttcttgggaaatgccaagttccttgcttctgtgctgagctgctttgctcagaacacagtgagtcatcattttatttcttgtaagcttgtttctaatggtgacatgctgggactaactttagcctttgtttccagaatgatgagacctacaagctgacagtacaaatcagtgtcttctcaaacagtgctatgacttcagcttcctcctatgttcagggcatgacatgccgctattctccatgggtggagagggagattctgtgtgaaagaaactacatggaggtaagggctgtcaggatgtgataatgctgttcagtataacttgttgggttgtgtgggtatttaattgtcactacagaagtgcttcactcatgactaatgtgaattctctttaggtttctgtgagaagaggtgtgccacttattgagccaaactttgttcaagatgatcctgattggtcccttgcataccctgaggtagaatcatgtgactttgcgTTTGCTTCATTCAtgtccccttggtcttgcctattgaggtctactctactgtcatctagaggaagcaaaatctaacggcccccttttactttaacctgtctcccaagagggtggccatattggaattgtgtgacatttaaggcattggctttgcatgcatgtattctgtgattttgCTTTGGTAGAAATTGATTGTGGAGAAGTTAACCCTTTCTTGTCAgtgtaagccttgtatttcaaccactgaggtagtggcttcatatgtgcagggctatAAATCCTTAATGATAAATGTGTCCTGATTTACCTTTTTTGAGGACTGCTGCATAGGAGCAATTTAGGTGTTGTCctaaagtttggtacactgatgtattaaggtccagtacaaatgaatggctgtaaactctgcctgtatcggATCCAGACAACATGCTTTCACATAGGCTTTCGTACgcagttgtatttgaggatttACTCTGTTCCCTTAGATGTCCGCTGAACCTAGAACAGTTTCAGTGATGTGTCATTAAACTTTCAACTTTCAGTTttagttcctgtttattaaacatgacatccGTTATGACCaatcctttagactggggatgctttgtgttcaaactccctaatctaatgagattttcttctgctaggcaactgctgctgacaacagcatctggaaaattgtgttccatctcccagcaaatagaaagacaactatgactgttgctcaggccatgacaaatggctatggcataaacactacaccaactcgaattctggttagagctgcatacaactccacagaaagccagcctcaggtggtaagtagtctaggcttcattgttgtctagtacagtatatccagactatgaaggtagatttagtcttgcttttgttttagtaaaagttccccctctcctccaacagatccaaactgtaccaatggctgtgctaagatcaaccaccttttataagcaaagatggatggtcatgatggtggacactgcagttacatgtcctactggtgagtaagcttatggagggcaacggtgctcaagaactgttctaggtttaagtgagttttctataccaagtctatggtgttcctttctgtcagatggcacagccttcacagaacagatgattacatggaatgttccccgtgttctacctcctcttgttccgacaccacaaattactacccttgatgttcaaatgggagttgatggccgcaagcttgaccctgcaacgattcataatagagattataaactggatgttggtccccagctaatcactgtaaaaattcctgtgggagctgatggtggatattacaaggtatgtagtagttcaacatcttctaaatccttctcattttaaagctttcctcctaagatgcttctgtgctttcagagccatgtattggacaacacctatgtgatctcttactctattgaaccaatgctggagcatacctggcaagatgggcctgagaagaccaagtacacagtacttcatccaataaccactcctttcatgcctcggccaccagttgtcacaaacagtatgtacAACTTGTCCACATGaagtaaatcaaagggatttgttgcagtgctccacttcatatgcttcatttaactgcatgctttaatttcagacactgttcctaaagccacagtgttcaatgtgaccctggggacattcctgcctgatgtggagctggtcaaaattatagttggaccagagacgttaactgtgccagaagccaacctaaaaggttataatgtccgggagcatgtctttcccaatggatccaagacctacactctccaggtgccatttgaggaccccaatgtgaagcaaaaggtaacatcccacctgttcaaccatccaattgccctttgaaaacacttgcttcctgtggatgtgttgcttgctgtttgactttgggtttaatcctacaaacccttgctctttcaggtaactcctccagacaccagaacctacattctgcccctgacctacttactgaatatagtgccagagaatacaccctttactcatcctgctgtagtcgaagccgttctcaaagacatcagtaagtgcctgactattTGGTCTACAATTACCTTTTTCtaaccaatccagtccattgccgTGACAATtgctcttcctcttgcagttccacctacagtaactggctactgtgatggtgctgcattctatactatggtaacatatggcaacatgggtcgcaactggattccttttgtgggctcaagagaacttggtggaagtctgcttgccctgtacaagtataatgccaactctaccaatttctggatgactgtcccatacaattcagttgatgccacatatgaagtaagtgatggaactttaaaatgtgtttagctgttttgggttcaacacattactgacctgatgtattgtctctgtaggtgatcagttcttcaggcatcagaagcagacttgacttgaccttgaaggatattgggaccatggttgtggtggctgacttctccctgtcctgcagtttccctacaaagatgattggtaactctcctgcagaCAAGTTATTCTtttagaatagctgcttttgagattggccaaaggttgcatgaagtggtattgaagctataatctaTTTCCTTAACCTGgctccaaatgctgtgtttcagattgcttcaccaatggaactatggcagctcttgctgtgaaagtggaatctgtccccagcttgtctcccagtcaactaactctaagggatccaagttgccggcctcttcagtctgatgctatcaatgcagttttctacttcaatgtcaactcctgtggcacaactagaagggttagtattgaccacatttaaaaccatattttgaggaggttcaacatattgacTAGTTGGCCCCAACACCCCTGGATCAatctggggagccatggtgacctgtgtttctatccgctgaattacttgcatgaattgtggacatctgaaggatgccacctttttgtattgaactgcttgtccagttgacaaaggtgTTGTGACACATGACTattggttatggcattgcatgtgctgcctggagaccttttgggtcaattgcagtgaactggaaggagcgtacttactggggatgatcccgtggtgaAGCCGGGACTAAACTAGTACATGAGTTGATACCAATTGCAGCTAAAGAGTCACCAGctgtgtatttgcaacaaattCAAAATAACTGCTCTTGCCCTcctagaggttactaaaacaatatttagtctagcagtttctatAGACAGACTTGTGGTATTGTTCTAACATGGAACAAATGTAATAAGTTTCAAATATTCAGTTATGAAACTGAACTATTTATAaccaaagctttttttatttttaaaattgtgaaattggttagttagtacacagctggggatgatcctgagtaccatattagctagtctgcaacttggtatacagctccatactaaatctacaagttcattgcaacctgagcctttgatttctcttccagtttgacaacaacctcctgacttatgagaatgaagtgctgttcacatcttaccggtaaggattgcaatcaaattgagtatccttgtggttgaggctgaaactctgctaaccccatctcctctttccaggttgagagttgcctgtcactatctggtcaatgacaccaaggtagtgcagttcttgtaccagaataatcctgcacctgtagtccagcctggcgTGGGGGATCTTGcagtcatcatgcggcttgcattgggtatgacttggcaattgaaataatatagatgctctagtagcGTGTTTCCACCTaaattctcccttgcatctctgcagattctACCTACAACGACTTCTATGGAGCtcgggattaccctgttgtgaagtacttgcgaagacccttgtattttgaggtagaactcctgtacagcagggatccacaggctgaattgtttttggagaactgctgggcaacctattctgctgacaggaatagctctcccaagtgggatgttgttgtggacaggtaagatgctggaatatggtattgctgctacaaaacctaggaattggagttgtggctgatgtgctcctgacctactttctctttctagctgtgagaactctgcagatgagtacttgaccatctttcacccagtctccagcaatgcaagagtgctgttcccttcccatctgaagaggtttgaagtgaaaatgttttccttcacaagcggccgggatgcactgaaaggacaggtaaagtggagtgttgggatggggatcttgtaccacaatgcatggtttggattgctttgcaagcagcaaatggtcactgtactcaaatctttagtgagttggaatgaaaacatataactgtacttttgcaagaaacacttactatgatgcaatatatttgtgtAAAGAGGTTTTTCAATTCggtaatcctcattggatgatggtcctgcctgatctattgatgctagtttttcttgacaaggtgtgctgtctttcagatttacttccactgcagtgttgtgatatgtgattcaaaccggccatcagacagcctctgtagcagacggtgcattccagggaaacagaggcttggtaagagctctgtctgggggggagggggggacattttgcatgcatttttgtccatttgttttgatggactcctcctaattcctcatgtaggtcgcagtgctgaagggatggatggtggtgcagtaaaggcatttgtgtcttctggcccaattgagctgaagagagatggatcccttcactttatgcctagaagcggtaatatgcatgatgtgaacacaattgcagttcaagtaaaatatataactatctcTTTATATTCCACTAACTGTTTCTTCTTTTGCaggccaattcaatgtgtggtcccttctgggagctgcaatgggtgtgtgttcagtggttgtctttgtagctggagttgtatatttttggaaaatgcccaaaagtgtgtattgataaataaaaatcttgcttgtaGAGActgtgttttggtttgtgttttatttttatttttttggtgggtgcttgactaattctaaatagattatatattggtgtgtgtcagtatggccatgttaatgggattctctcctcttactgcattgaatgttttgcttgtttcctgatcaggccattctcaatatggagtGTTACTCAAGGattcttcactaattcactgtgtgaacccgggggcaaagactttccttCTCCATTgaactgtaacttttttttttttttttttttttgttccttcttgctttgacatgctactttcagtatgcaaagttttagggtgaaattatcaacactccttatatatatatatatatatatatatatatatatatatatatatatatatatatatatatatatatataaataccatGTTATAGCATCAcaaaaagtgtgtagatttatatgggctgtttttttttctgttatgaatgaaagtttttattttgttcactgcggTTTATACGTCTTTTTCTGGAAGTGGTCCCTGGTGAGAGCTCCAAGTAAGGTATTAGTTTAactttttcagttttaacactgTGTACAAATGAGGTTGGGGTTTTTTGTAATTTGAGTTACTGGTTAAACAAACAACTACTTGGCAACATGTTCtcttgtttgttttcactgtggtttataGTGTGTTACTGGATAAACTCATTTTACGAAACACGTTCCATAACAAACCGGTACACCCGATGCGGGGAATCTTTAGATCCGCGCACCAGTCCGAACCAGAAGTTCCATTCTTTGAGCTGTTTGGTAAAACAGGAGGActaatatatatgagagagagctgagttattggaactgaattcaATACACCCGCTGGTAAccccttgtgtaatgtgtttattatatagAGGACACTGAGTTTGATGGAAAACTCGAGCAgccacattcatattattaaacctgctcgcAGACTCTCTGGCGTCATCACTCTGAGttctctttgaaacagactgggtttgtatttatattcatgttgggttaatcggAGATGATtatcggcggcccgtctgtagtactaccggagattttaattgcacagtttgtaccactctgtgcagcgccgtcctgtttgtaacacggtacgtgaactgcattctgctaaacaaaacattgCACCAGTGCCAtttactggacaaaacccagacatacacgttgaaacaatgatccagttcaatatctacaaagaatgaacaagaaactattagcgaagccccaaaaaagaaaatattatacaaaggtttaaaatcaaatgtttaattgttaatctaaccatttttagttactgtggaactacttctctcagtggaaggtgacacaaataaaaattattaaaataaggtttaaagttttctttatttaccaacaacacaCTCCTAGACCcttttaataatagcaataatacactccagggtgtgtgtgttatcatgagatatatcaccacttcctgggcggttgaagcactccacttcgtctagtgcctcccaacgcacccaaggcgtggtgatattacctcatgataacacacacaccctgtcgtgtattactgcttcattaatgtagtcattaggtttatatgtcacattactttgttgtcactgtattgttttagatattcgggttggatacctcggaagccagcggaactccagtgtttctccgacaaccactgataacccctcccgtgatgatcggcgctgccatgacaacccatgacatcacccgcacaagttacaacacggcgagtcattttttgtagcacagtattaacgtgttattgttttcacaaaataacatcaataagattatcagatcacctgctagtgtgtactaaacaaaacctcaaatatcagtgaattgatacagagacaagccgtggcaccagcaagaggttaaaatgaaattaatctggaactgaagtaaagtgtttttttgttttgttttttttttaatacagtgctatttgagtatttaaaatatggttttcttcaaaattaaaatgccagcaaaggtgtgttaatttaacgaagcgcctaacgccgctcggaacgttcgcatttttaaatcctaacggtctctgctcagctgagtggaatgttcacgagccggttgcctagcagcgtctccccctccttctctgccccgccctctcgccctctctcgttgctccagctaggagttcaaatttagctttgttatattagcgcaactctttactaacttttacaaattagcttattaggggcttcgtgtttttaagatggttcaggtgcagtccggacagactgactggagcatcattacagtataccgcactgcgctcagctttgtgtggcggctgatacacaaaataatgaacgactgttaaataaatcacatgtattgcttttttaatgttaatatgtatctggtattctaagtattatcaacaattaataattcagctctattcatattcccaatgtaatacagtattaagacagggtccagtattataaataaataaacacactttaagagaaacagcagtgatgtttattgaccaatcccatacattctctatgtttctacattgtggttgcacagggacaagggactcagtgatgttaaaaaagaaaaaaactagagcccacaattaacaaATATAGAAAGGGggaagaaatgtattgcctgtttgcagtaccttacacctctattaaatgtcatttgccatgtgtctgcccagttctgaatgctgtctagatcattttgaatgacctttgctgctgcaacactgtttgccactcctcctatttggaactgcaaacacaagtcaaaaaggaagttagaaaggccaagagagatagatataaatgaacattgctaatggggctaaaaccaattccaaattgtttgtccaatattataacagcaagagaacattcaaagaggaggttaaatgtctaagagatacaaatggcaaaatcatagacgaagaaaacaaaaatagcaaatatatgaaatgatcacttttcacaagtttttacaaaggaggatacggacaacattaccattattattattattattatttatttatttattagcagacacccttatccagggtgatttacaatcgtaagcaaatacatttcaagtatcacagtacaagtaataatacttttggttcaagcaagtacaattgtgacaaaatacaattcaataatacagcagataacagtgtcagtgatagttacatcaggatctgattaaatacaaaataatacagattaaacacttggcagattacagtactctgaaatacaggattaaatgcagtaaaatagtgggcagataagagcaagtaaagtgcatttaaggaagggtgatagtgtcccaggcgaaaaacagaggagttctacaggtgctgtctgaagaggtgagtcttaaggaggcgccggaatgtggtcagggactgggcagtcctgacatctgtaggaaggtcattccaccactgcagggcgagggtggagaaggagcgggttctggaggcaggggatcgtagaggaggtagagccagtcttctagtgcaggcggtgCGGATAGGTctagtgggggtgtagggagagatgagggtctggaggtagttgggtgcagtctggtcaaggcatctgtaggctagtacaagagtcttgaactggatgagaACGGTGATCATGAGCCAATGAAAGTTGGGAAAgtacaggaggtcagatttagacaggttgagtttgaggtgatgcaggtgcatccaggaggagataacagacagacaggaagagatacaggaggggatggtggagtcagaggtggggaggagaggaaaatctgagcatcatcagcatagcaatggtatgagaaaccataggatgcgatgaggggacccagggagtgggtgtagagagagaacaggagaggacccgactgacccttgggggactcctgttcagagagggtgaggtgtggaggttgctccacgccaggttacctggtaagtgcggttggagaggtaggaggagaaccaggccagaacagagccagagatccccaggttagcgagagaggatagtagaatagagtgatcaacagtgtcaaaggcagcagagaggtcgaggagaattaggacagaggagagggaggcagctcgggcagacttaagtgagttggtgacagacaggagggtggttttaGTGGAGTGAGCAGTGGAAGCCATATTGGaaagggtcgagcagagagtgttTGGACATGAAagtagagagctggcggtgtacagtctgctagagggttttggagaggaagggtaggaggcagacaggacggtagctctggagggaggtggggttgagggaaggttttttgaggagggaagtgatagaggcttgtttgaaggcagagggaaagagaccagaaaggagagataagatgctgtgtggtccagtggttaaagaaaggggcttgtaactaggaggtccccagttcaactcccacctcagccactgactcattgtgtgaacctgaataagtcacttaacctccttgtgctccgtctttcgagtgagacgtaactgtaagtgactctgctgatgcatagttcacacaccatattctgtgtaagtcgccttggataaaggcgtctgctaaataaacaaataataataataataaaataataatgtgttgagaagggaggagatgaagggaagtagagcaggagcagcagcttgaaagaggtgagtagggagggggtccagggcacatgtggtgggtttgtgaccatggagcagggaggagaggtcagagtctgagaggggagagaagctggagaaggagggtgagttagtaggggatgcagttggtgtaggggttggagtagGAGGGGGTGCGGGGTGCGGGGGAGGAagtggtgttaaagagtttgaggatatctgagattttagaagagaagaaagaggcaaagtcatcagaggagatagaggagggaggaggaggggggagggtttaggagggaggagaaggtagagaatagtttacttgggttgttagtggaggcttggattacagattggaaataagtacatttagcagaggagagagtagaggagaaggaggagaggagagtgtggtaaaggtctagggcagcagggagttggatctcttccatttcttttcagcagatgtgattcttgctgagcggagcgcagaggagagccagggttggggagaggaggggcgagcaggtcggaagctgaggggacagagggagtcgagggaggagggaggagaagagggtggaggtagcagagtctacggagagttgtgagaaggagtcgataggagggcggtgagagagagcagtggaggcaaggacacagagggagagagagcggaggttacgacaagaggtgacagtgggggtaggaggagcagggagagaggggagagacagagaaaaagagagggtgaggtccagttgacagccagctttgtgggtaggggggggtggagagagacagaagtcgaaggagagggaggaatccggcagagtggctggggttggagagatggatactgaagtcacctaacaggacagttggggtagacagagaggacggaggagagtagatagtcaagttcatctagaaagtgagcgagaggtccagtgggacggtacagtacaattaacaggagttcacagggagaggttagttggacagcatgaaattcaaaggtattaaaagagagtgaggagaggtcggaggggaccgaaaagagtaaggagggtgaGAGAataccagtcccacctccctgtccagtgacagtatgggacaggacgtagagagaggacagggcatcaggaattacagtgttatcaggggacagccagttttcagtgagagcaaggaaatcgagagagagaggtgggaggcaaaggcagagatgaaatcagctttgttagcagaagagtgacagttccagagtgcaccagagagtgtgcgggagagggggagaggcagagggatgaggttagaggggttggaggagcagcggcggagagagggcagaggacgaggacgagaggacagaacagggatgtgagagacagtcacaGCAGGACAGgtaagacaaataggcacagtgggagtggtggggtggagggtacagacctgactagtagatggcttcttccagagcgctgataggttcggatctattcgaacagcatctcagcgcaggcctcccctcgctgcattcccacagctagactcccacagctagactcccagctcttttgttgaggctcttctgtttgctggcactTCTTGCTGGTGTGGAAATAggctgcctaatatatatatatatatatatatatatacacacacactaccggtcaaatgTTTTAGAACACccacagtttttatttaaatttaagcagttcaagtccagtgaataacctgaaatggtacaaaggtaagcggtaaactgccagaggttaaaaaaaaaaaaagtttaggttaccaaaaactgaaaaataatgtacatttcagagttatacaaaaaggcctttttcagggaacaagtaatgggttaacaacttacagctgttctgcagcaatggaagtaaattaagccttgaaagttgatgctaacaattcctacaggtgtcccaacttttgttgattacttacaaaccctctgtctgtataaaagcagtgttggaacagactgtgttactacaccctcttaagcattatttggacagtattgtactgcaggaagtagtatactgctctcataatggcgagaaaaaggcaattaacaaaggaagacagacagaccattataacccttaaaattgtaggtctttcctttagagaaattgcaaagaaagccaaggtgtcagtgagtacaggttcctacaccatcaaaaggcacttggaaactggaggaaactctgacaggaagaggtctggcagacccaaagccacaacagaatcagaagacaagtttctgagagtcaacagcttgcgtgataggcggctcacaggacaacagcttcaagcacagcttgaTAGGTCGAgcggcagtaagaaagccattgctaagatggcaaaataagaaaaagaggcttgcctgagccatgaagcaccgccagtggactactgggcagcagtgtggagtagtggttagggctctggactcttgaccagagggttgtgggttcaatccccagtgggggacactgctgttgtacccttgagcaaggtactttacctagattgcgccagtaaaaacccaactgtataaatgggtaattgtatgtaaaataatgtgaaataatgtgatatcttgtaacaattgtaagtctccctggataagggcgtctgctaagaaataaataataataataatac
This region includes:
- the LOC117965098 gene encoding zona pellucida sperm-binding protein 2-like; translated protein: MVVVADFSLSCSFPTKMIDCFTNGTMAALAVKVESVPSLSPSQLTLRDPSCRPLQSDAINAVFYFNVNSCGTTRRFDNNLLTYENEVLFTSYRLRVACHYLVNDTKVVQFLYQNNPAPVVQPGVGDLAVIMRLALDSTYNDFYGARDYPVVKYLRRPLYFEVELLYSRDPQAELFLENCWATYSADRNSSPKWDVVVDSCENSADEYLTIFHPVSSNARVLFPSHLKRFEVKMFSFTSGRDALKGQIYFHCSVVICDSNRPSDSLCSRRCIPGKQRLGRSAEGMDGGAVKAFVSSGPIELKRDGSLHFMPRSGQFNVWSLLGAAMGVCSVVVFVAGVVYFWKMPKSVY